atttaaaatgtaattgtaaatattttctttaatattaataatttataaatattgatttctGATTAAAGTGAACCAAAGAGGTTTAATAGTATAATGATAAGTTTTTTCTCAACCTATGTTTCTTTATGTAACTTTTGTATGTATGACTGAAACTCTTTCATCTTGCTTTCGCTATGGTTGCTGTTAATGGCACTGAAATGAATGTTGCCAAAGTACAACTTacatatttactatattttaaaagataatatttaggtcaattacattatttacagtcggttacgataaataaataaatatatatcattGTACAAACCACAAACTTTATTTGAATCTATTGTAAAGTCCTTAAAAAGATAAAGaatacaaaatgaataaatatttcattgtaaaaCTCACACACTGTCATCTGATTACGAacttagcagagcttgtactgtaaccaaataactgataacacATACTAAGACTTATgtacttcaaaatacatacttatatagacaaACTGACAactaggctcagaacagatactcgtgctcatcatacaaatatttggcccgggtgggaatcgaacccaccacacaaTCACACATTTTACTTACGTACCTGACCGACTTTAAGTCCTTATTTGCTTAACTTACCCGCGTATGGGGAAGATATTATTACCTGTCAACATTGgagaaaaaaatagaattatctattcttctttatttaaccatactattttatattttattgtgaaatgatgttttaaattaaatctataataataaaataattttacaaataaaataacaacatatgaaataaaaaaaaggttttactgACGACAAATCTTCTCTGAAATATACAAAGAGGTTTTATGACGACAACCTCAAACAGCTAGACGGCCTCTTCACAAAAAGAAAAGAACATCGTCAAGAATTTGAAAAAACATTTCAGTGATATtcgaaagaaataaaaattcaaatcaGTCTTGCATATTGTCTACACCACAAGCCTTCTCACTCTGCATCTACCATGGCCAAAATTctcaagtaaataaaatttcataccaaatgaaataaattctataatatctaccaaattttatttaaatctctagtaataatataatagtgaaACATGGCTCTAGTACTGAGGAAGGCAGTTTTACCCAAGAACATATCTTTGTTAAAATGCATCAAAGGCAGATCCTTAGCTACCGCGGCGAATGTAAAGAACCCCGCAgcaatatgtaagtatattactctatttatcataattatagtGCGAAGTAGAAAACAAAACTTTCGGTGACAGTTCGAAATAACTCTCGATTCAAAGTAATGTTTAGAACGTCAGAATTACGGGCTAAAATGATTGAAAAGTCAAAATTTGTTTgtgtaaaatgtatgaaacataaGGTAAGTGTAGATTGTGTATATAGCAAAGTGACGTTCTCTAGCCTTAATCTAACTATTAGGGAAACAAGGCATTTAAAGCATGTAGATTATTTAAGTTTTGAcagttaaaacaaaagtattgaCACCTGTCAGTTTGACGTTTGCGTGACGCGCTCCGATTGGTCCGTTATTCCCGCCGCTGGTGGGACTCGTGTTATTTTGGAGAACGGTGGCAGCCGTCGCAGAACCTCCAAGCTATAATACTCGGCGAGTGCGCGGTCCTTCGTTCTTCCGAATAGCATGCGTCGGCCCCAGCCAGCGGCTCCCTCGCCCGGTATTATAGCATGGACGTTCTTTCCAGCACACGGCGCGACGGGCTCCATTCTCGGCCTGTCGTGGGACGAGGGGCGGACGAGCCTCCTTTGCGGTGGAGATCAACGCGGTTCATTACGAGGTTTTGCTGATAAAAAGACTAAGAAAGATGGGTGTCCGTGTTGCGGCTGTCCTTGCGGCCCGTGTGGACCGTGCGGCCCCTGCGGACCTTGCTGCCCCTGCGGACCGTGTGGACCCTGCCGATGCCCCTGCGGCCCCTGCGGTCCTTGCGGGCCTTGTGGACCGTGCGGCCCGTGCGGCCCCTGCTGCCCGTGCGGCCCATGCGGCCCCTGCGGTCCTTGCGGGCCCTGCGGACCGTGCGGCCCGTGCGGCCCCTGCTGTCCATGTGGGCCGTGCGGCCCCTGCGGGCCATGCCGCTGTCCCTGCGGACCTTGCGGCCCCTGCTGTCCTTGCTGTCCTTGCCCGAAACCATGCCCTAAAAAGGCGCAGGCAGGATGTGAAGTGCAGGGACAGATGCAGTGCTGCTGCAGTTCTCAGTGCGGCAACACGTGCTCGTGTCCCTCGTGCTGCTCGCCGTGCTCGTGCCAACAAGGAACGCCGGCGGTGCCTAAAAAAGACGACACGTGCAAAGAAAAGAAAGTCCCAACGCGAATGACGAGCAAACCTTGCTAGCTTCCACTATGCCATGCCATGACGAACACGTTTTTAGATCAATCTTTTTATTAATGTACGAGgcttatttacaataaaatctaaatatatgtacTGGCTCGTTTCATTCAGTTTACTCGCACAGATCACAGCACCCAAGTAAAGACAAAACCCTAACGATAATTGAAATGTAGTAATTAAGTTGATCGTAGTAATCTTTGCGAGTAGCGAGACACACAAACACCGCCGCCTTGACTCTTGTATCGGATCTTTAATGAAGGTGAATAGCATGAAATACCTTTGCAGCCACGGCGGTCCCTTGGCGAAGGAAATGGGACAAGACATTGCCGACGAGAGGATATGTGAAGATTGCGAAAGAGAAGCAGCTGACTTCGGTGTGCCGCCAACGCGGCCGAAGCAGAGTGACTCTAGCAAGGAAGTGCACGTCATGTCCCGAGCTGCTGCCTCTGTGCAGGACGCGGGCGCACGTGGCGCCTCGCCGGAGCCTCACCCCTCCCAGAACTAGGCCCATGAGTCACGAGCTGCTCAGCACCTTCATGACCCTCTCCCGCTTCTGTCCCCCTAGCTCCAGCGGAGCGTTCACCTCCAGCTCGCGAGGGTACGCGGACAAGCCGTGCTGCGCGCCCTGCTGCGGCTGCGGCTGCCTCCCCCCGCCCTGCAACACCCCCCCTAAGTGCATTCAGTACATGACCGGCTACTACTACTATCCCTACGGCTTCTGGTTCTGTGGACCTTACCACGTGACCGGCACTTGCGCCCCGTGCGGCCCGTGTTGTCCCGGTGGTCCGTGCGGGCCGTGCGGCCCGTGTCCCGCCTGCATCACTCCTTGCTGCAAGTGTTGCGCTTGCCTGTCGTCTTCTTTCTCGAACGTGTGCGACGCGCCGCACATGGCCGCGGCGGTGCCGTGCGCTCAGTTCACCCGCGTGCAGCCCCAGTTCTCGTCTCCGGTCAGAGCGCCTCCAGCGCCGATGATGGCTCCGTCGATGGCATCGCGGGTTACAGCGCCGATATCTTCGCTGAAACTGGATCCTCGACCTGCTCCGGCGCCAGCGCCCGCCCCAGCCTCAGCGCCCTCTCCCGCGCCCACCATGCATTTCAAACCGTTAGCAAAAGCCTCGCCTCCTCGCCCTCCCTCTCCGGCTAAAAGTACGCCGAGCGCTAAAAAGCCATCCCGCTTAGGCATATCGAAGTTCTTGCCCTTCCAGTCTAAGAATCCGAAGCAGCCGCCGCCCACGAGCTGCATGATGACCCCCAAGGGCGCACAGATGAGTACGTTCCCCCCTCACGTGCACACGTTCTGTACTCCGTGCGTCGAGCCGATAGCGATCAAGACAATGAAAGTTCCTAAGCCGAATACGATCGACCCGTTCCCAAAACACCCAAAGAGACATATTTCGGGTTCGTTCTCGAGATGCTTCGCGGACTGTAACTACAGGCAAGGCAGCGTGCAACCGAAATATAGCAAAGTTACCAAGGCTTCGGGTGATGCGTGTCCGTCTTTACACGACCCCAGAACGACGCTCTCGGCAGACCAGTACGAGGCTCCTCGCTGCAAGCCGGCGGTCGACTTAGACGCGGCCCTCTCTGAACTCACGAAACCCCTCTCGGCCCGCAGGTGTAAGACCTCCAGCCGCAAACTTTGAATCTAAATCAAACACCACACATTCACATCACCGCACATCTGATTGCAATGTTTGAACAGTTGACAATAAACGCTTAAGATTCAGTTGTCGTTTCATTTATTCGAAGTCCCTATTCCAAAGTGATAGGACTGTGATTACAATGCGACTCATCCTTTCAGCGTCTCTCGCGCCGCGGTTGAGTGTGAGGGAGCAAGTGAACAGTATGTTACCGGATATCTCGGCGATGAAGTTAAAACAGACGGCTCCGGCGGCGCCCGAAGATCAGACGAGGACGGCGACGTCTTTGTTTAAGAGCATCTCCTGCCCCTGCTTCGTGCCCAGCCGGGGCCCGGACGAGGGCCCGACGTGTCGCTGCCGACATCACGGCCTGCCGCGCACGCATTCCGCCATGCTGCACAGCGAGAGTAATGTCCACGACTCGTACGGTCAGCCGACGATCAGCAAGCATCCGAACTTCCGCTCGTACTTCATCCCCATGTCGCAAGGCGCGTCTCCGCCGCCCGCGGAGGCGCTGGACTCGGGCGCGTCGCAGATGATGCAGCAGTTGTGCCAGGTGGGCGCCGCGTGTCCCCCGTGCAAGTGCGGCTGTGGCTGCGGCTGCGGCTGCTGCGGCTGTCTACCTCCGCCCTGCAACACGCCCCCGAAGTGTATCCAGTACATGACAGGTTACTACTACTACCCGTACGGCTTCTGGTTCTGTGGACCTTACCACGTGACCGGCACCATGTGCCCCGGCGGGCCCGTGTGTCCTGGAGGGCCCTGCGGCCCTTGTCCTCCCGCTCCTGGCGGTCCTTGCGGCCCCTGTTGTCCTGGATGTGTTTGCAGTGTCTTCAGCACTCTCCCCCTCGGGGAGCCAAGCTCTGATGCCGATGCTAAAGCTACTGATGCTCCACCCAAAGTCGATCTCTCAAagattaatgaaatattttctaagctATGTTGCTTTCCCTTGACCTGCGGCAAACAAGCAAAGCCGGGCAGGCGCTTAGGTCCAGTTGCGCCTTGTGGCGCCATCTCTTGTTTCGGCAGCTTCGGCTGCACGCCCTACCCCTACGCCGCCGCGTGCGGCCCGTGTAAAGCTTGTGCCTGTGGGCCTAGTGGCTTCGGCCCTTGCGGCCCGTGTGGACCCGCGGGCCCGTTCGGCCCCTGTGGAACAGGTTTTCCTGGTATGAACTGCGGTAGCTGTGGATGTTGTGGTTGTGGTCCTTGCTGCGGCCCATGCGGTGCGTGCGGGCCATGTTGCGGTCCTTGTTGTGGCCCCTGTTGCGGCCCCTGTGGACCGTGCGGTCCTTGCTGCGGCCCCTGCTGTGGTGTTTCATGTTATCCTCCCTGCGTCCCCATGTGTCGGGGATGCTGTGGATGTGGACCTTGTTGTTGTGGTGTTGCTCCTCTTCAGATGTGCGGCACTGCTATGTCCCCTGGTTTATGCTCTTCACCGTTCCCGCCACTGTCTATGGGGATGATCGGTCCATCGTCGACGGCCATGCCTCCTTCGTTCCCCATCCCGCCCAACATGCCGTTGCCACACGTACAACACGCGCTGAGCGGCTCCACGCCGGTCACGTGCGGCAGTAACGCGAGGGAGCCGTGCTACTGCTCTATCTGCAGAACTGGAAAGCCTATCGTAGAGACGGAAGCGATAAACGAATGCCTGCCGAACCCTGATACGGCACGCCGTGGGGGCAGGCCCACCGCGGGAATAGATCCTCGCCTGATAAGGAAACATCCTTTCAACACGACAGACCCGCCCACTCCTCCTAAAACTAGAGCGATGTCGACCGTTACTTCAGCATACTACTCAGTTTTACGAAACTCAGATGTTAAAATAACCAGCCGATCTTTCGACAAGCCTCGCTCGAAGGCGCTTCACCTGAAAACTCACCAGAGAATCCCAAAGAGTCATAGTTGCGCTGGATGTACGATTTGTAAAACCAGCTGCAGTGATACACGACGTATGAAGAGTCATTCTAAGGAAAAAGATGTCCACAGTCGAAGCTCCCGAACTACTCGGAGTCACTGAACCCTGAAGCCAGTCCTGAACTAATAAACTGTTACTGAACCCGTTGATCTAATCCTAGTACAATAAGCttatgaaactaataaaaaaatagtaactaaatattgtttttgatttcatttaGGGCTAAGACACCTTCTAGCAAAAGTTACACATAAATATTGCAGATATACACGAACACATTATCGAAATATCCAAGAGAATAAATATATCTGATATTCATTTTAATGACCGTCTGTCTGATGGATAACTAAAGTCCATTTTGACGGCCGCTTTATATGTCCATCTGACGTTTATTCAATGGACATCTCATGTCATGGCCACTCTGATGTCTATCTGACATCCATTCACTGTCCACCTATCGTCCATTGTAAGACAACCTGATGTCCACTTCATGTCTACCTAGTGGCTACTTTTGATGCCTATTTATCCAGTACTAATATCGTTTTCACATAGCACGCTTTCTCGTTTACCCGTTGgtaaataaatcattacttGTCATGGTTAGGCTGAAAAGTGACATCACACAGTCACATACACTATTAGGTTCATATCTACATAAAGACTTTTAGGAACATAACACTCTGTCAAAAGTATAGCACGCTCTCGTTTCTCTTTGCATCTCAGCCCATTATATGAATACGAATGTTACGTAGATTTTGTACGctatgtaaaacaaataaagacaATTTTCTTTTGGCATCAGAAAATTACACAACTAGGGACTTTTTACAGTACTGCGCATATGACAGCTATACATAGTTACATTAGCTACACCTCCTTTCCACACACATAGAATCCTGCGCCTAACCGGGACCCTTAGATAGATACCTATGTACATCTGAACGCAACCTTACTGTTTAATAAGACACCAGCGTTTTGTCGTAGCCACTATAAAAGTATATATCAATACCGTTTTACGATTGTTATTCCACGTTCCAAGGATTTGTGATCCCAAACGCAATATGTTGATGCTGTGTTTACAATACGAATCATCCTTTCAGCGACAATCGCGCCGCGGTTGACTGGGAGAGAGCAAGTGAACATAATATTTCGGAATCTGTCTGCGATGAAGACGAAAACCGTAGCAGCAGCGCCTGAAGACCAAACGAGACGCCCGTCTTTATTGTACAAGAGCGCATCCTGTCCTTGCCTGTTCTCAAACCGGCGTACAGACGATGGATTCCAATGTCGCTGCCGCCATCACGGCCTGCGGCGAGCACAGTCagccatattttacaatacaaatgatATACAAGATGTCTTTGAGCATGACAAGCCGGCGACTACAAAGCATTCAAATTTCAAGTCACACTTTGCCCCTATGATGAGCGATGCTCATCGAACGTCACCGGCGTCGCTCCCGCCGTCGACTCCATTGGATCCTGATGCAGTGACGCAATTTATACGATACTTATGTCAGGTGGGCGCCGCGTGTCCCCCGTGCAAGTGTGGCTGCGGCTGCGGCTGCTGCGGCTGTCTACCTCCGCCCTGCAACACGCCCCCGAAGTGTATCCAGTACATGACAGGTTACTACTACTACCCTTACGGCTTCTGGTTCTGTGGACCTTACCACGTGACCGGCACCATGTGTCCCGGCGGACCCGTGTGTCCTGGAGGGCCCTGTGGCCCTTGTCCTCCGTCTCCTGGCGGTCCTTGTGGCCCTTGTGGTCCTGGCTGTGTCTGCAGTGTTTTCGGTACCCTTCCCCTCGGGGAGCCAAGCACTGAAGTCGATGCTAAACCTGATAATGATACACCCTCACTGCCTATGGCAAATGTTCACGATATCTTTTCGGATATGTGTTGCTTGACTTCCTCAAGCGAGCAATCCAAACCTGTGCCTCCTAAACCAGGCACCCGTGGTATCTGCGGCAGCTGTAATTGTCCGTGGGGACCCTACCGTGGCGGGTGTTGTAGACCTTGCGGCCCGTGCGGGCCTTGTGGTCCGTACGGCCCGTGTGGACCATGTGGTATATGCGGGCCGTGGACCTGTCGACCCTGTGGGCCATGCGGTGCATACCGTTGTCGATACCTGCCGTACAATTACCGTTACACATTTGGATGCTGCACGTGTACCCCGTACGGTCCTTGCGGGCCATGCGGCGCGTGTGGTCCTTACATTCCTTGGGCTCCTTCCTGCTCTTGCGCTTGTATCGGCCCTTACTGCGGCTGTTGGCCCTTCATTAACTCTT
The DNA window shown above is from Anticarsia gemmatalis isolate Benzon Research Colony breed Stoneville strain chromosome 29, ilAntGemm2 primary, whole genome shotgun sequence and carries:
- the LOC142985324 gene encoding uncharacterized protein LOC142985324 isoform X1; this encodes MALVLRKAVLPKNISLLKCIKGRSLATAANVKNPAAISSLAPRLSVREQVNSMLPDISAMKLKQTAPAAPEDQTRTATSLFKSISCPCFVPSRGPDEGPTCRCRHHGLPRTHSAMLHSESNVHDSYGQPTISKHPNFRSYFIPMSQGASPPPAEALDSGASQMMQQLCQVGAACPPCKCGCGCGCGCCGCLPPPCNTPPKCIQYMTGYYYYPYGFWFCGPYHVTGTMCPGGPVCPGGPCGPCPPAPGGPCGPCCPGCVCSVFSTLPLGEPSSDADAKATDAPPKVDLSKINEIFSKLCCFPLTCGKQAKPGRRLGPVAPCGAISCFGSFGCTPYPYAAACGPCKACACGPSGFGPCGPCGPAGPFGPCGTGFPGMNCGSCGCCGCGPCCGPCGACGPCCGPCCGPCCGPCGPCGPCCGPCCGVSCYPPCVPMCRGCCGCGPCCCGVAPLQMCGTAMSPGLCSSPFPPLSMGMIGPSSTAMPPSFPIPPNMPLPHVQHALSGSTPVTCGSNAREPCYCSICRTGKPIVETEAINECLPNPDTARRGGRPTAGIDPRLIRKHPFNTTDPPTPPKTRAMSTVTSAYYSVLRNSDVKITSRSFDKPRSKALHLKTHQRIPKSHSCAGCTICKTSCSDTRRMKSHSKEKDVHSRSSRTTRSH
- the LOC142985324 gene encoding uncharacterized protein LOC142985324 isoform X3, with the protein product MALVLRKAVLPKNISLLKCIKGRSLATAANVKNPAAISTAVPWRRKWDKTLPTRGYVKIAKEKQLTSVCRQRGRSRVTLARKCTSCPELLPLCRTRAHVAPRRSLTPPRTRPMSHELLSTFMTLSRFCPPSSSGAFTSSSRGYADKPCCAPCCGCGCLPPPCNTPPKCIQYMTGYYYYPYGFWFCGPYHVTGTCAPCGPCCPGGPCGPCGPCPACITPCCKCCACLSSSFSNVCDAPHMAAAVPCAQFTRVQPQFSSPVRAPPAPMMAPSMASRVTAPISSLKLDPRPAPAPAPAPASAPSPAPTMHFKPLAKASPPRPPSPAKSTPSAKKPSRLGISKFLPFQSKNPKQPPPTSCMMTPKGAQMSTFPPHVHTFCTPCVEPIAIKTMKVPKPNTIDPFPKHPKRHISGSFSRCFADCNYRQGSVQPKYSKVTKASGDACPSLHDPRTTLSADQYEAPRCKPAVDLDAALSELTKPLSARRCKTSSRKL